gccccgagagagagaatcttaagcaggttccacactgagcacggagcctgatgtggagcttgatcccatgactatggggtcatgatctgagctgaaataaagagcaGGACACTGacctgactgaggcccccaggcgcccctcaagatgTATATATTAACCAGGAGGAAGTTTTAAAATCCAGATTTGAATGCCTTACACATCTGAATAGTATCtttgtggtttccttttcttcttaaggGAGTGACACTGCAGTTAACTAGGGGGATTACTGTCGGCGGACGCCTCCTCCAGGCAAGGCGAGAGTGGGCAAGGCAGATGAGCAGAGGCCCGGGACCCTGCTGTCCCCCCTTACAGAGGCCGGTGGCATTCTACGGTTGACTTTATCCTGACTCGTTCCATTTCTCTTTTACCTGTTGTCAGTGTCGAGTGAGCCGTCTTTAAAGACAAAGGGAGTGTGTGAGTAAAGTCAGGGTCTGCAAGGACGGGTCATTTTGATCACGTATTACGGCTGGTCCACAGAACATTCTCCCAGGCAGGCCCGCCTTGCCCGCTGCCGTGCTGTGACTGATGGAGGGACGCACTGGGTCTTCAGCAGCTGGCCAGGCGTCCCCAGGGGCCGGCTGATCCAGAAGCGCTTTGTCCAAAGCAAACCTGCCTGCTGCAATGCTCGACGTGAGATCTTTGACAGAGACGCAAAAACTGAGTCTCACTCAGTGTTGTCCTGTCGGCAGAGCTGTAGGGCTTTAGAGATCTGCCTTTAAATGATACTTCGAACAAAAGATGTGCCTTTTATACTGGACATTTTGATGATAGGCCATAAATGGGCGGTATTCATATCATTTGACCGTGTAAgttgatgcttttctttttttcaatttatttttaaaattccagtatagtttaGTCTTTTATTACTTCCAGGTGTACAGTATCATGATTCAGCATTTCTGTATGTTACTCAGTGCTCTGCAGGTTACGtactctcttcctcctcctcacctatcacccacccctcccccaaccccgggaaccacctgtttgttctctagaaTGAAGAGCGTGTGTGttttcttgtctcctttttttctgttcttttgtttcttaaattccacatatgagtaagatcatatggtatttgtctttctcttatttattagCATTATACccttctagatccattcatgtcattgtaaatggcaagatttcattcattttttattcattttgtatgtgcatgtgtgtatatatatacgtaAATACATACAcctcctctttatccattcatctagcgATGGACAGTTgtgttgcttccataatttggctgttgtaaataacactgcaataaacatagaggtgcatgtatccctttgaattagtgttttcatctttGTAGCTACCCAGTACTGGAATTCCTGAGCCGGATGgtcattctgtttttaatgttttgaggaatctctgtgctgttttccacagtggctgcaccaggctGCAGCCTCACCggcagtgcacgagggttccttttttccccacatcctcgccaacctCAGTTTCTTATGTTTCaggattttagcctttctgacaggtgtgaggtgatctctcattgtgggtttgattgcatttccctgatgatgagtgatgtcgagcatcatttcatgtgtctctctggccatctgtatgtcttctttggagaaatgtctgttcatgtcttctgcccatttttaattggaatatttttgtttttttttgtgttgagaatggaagttctttatatatttcggTTGCTCGCCCCTTATCAACTGCATCATTGatagatatcttctcccatcccgtAGGTTGatgtttctcctctcctcttgaATATACACCAGCTTCTTTCTGCAGGTGATAGCAGCTGCAAAAGAAGGATTCACCGCTGTTGGTTACGAACTAAACCCTTGGCTAGTTTGGTACTCGAGGTACCGTGCTCGGCGAGAAGGTGTGCAGGGCTCTGCCAGATTTTATGTCGCCAATTTATGGAAGGTACGTAAGGCAAGAGTGGTCCTAGGAAATGCCAGCCAAAACTTTATACTCCATAATCAGTATGACTAAAAAACgtaagataggggcacctgggcggctcagtctgctgtgtctgacctcggctcaggtcacgatctcacggctcgtgagtttgaggcccacgtcgggctctgtgctgatggctcaccctggagctgcttctgattgagtgtctccctctctctctgctccttcctcactcatgctctgtctctctctcctgcacaaataaacattaaaaaaaaaacaaacccactgtaaaatgtattaaagaaaaaatagttaaaatacaaGCATATATTTCTGGATACTGAAATGTGAACACCTTTTACATTGACGGGTTTACATGTCAACTTGTAGAGTAGAAGCTTAAGGTCTTAAACCTGATAGGTCATGTGAATTCCAAGAATTTGCTCAATTAAAGAAGttctcatttctatttattttaaaacaatgagatttttctttttacctcaaTTGGAAATCTTATAAATTATAGGCATTAATTTGTTAACGTTCTTGGAAAGTGGTAAACCTTTCGGGCTGCGCATGTGCGTGGCTGTTTGTGTACGTGTATCAGCAGGTTTGTTTTACACGAGACAGATATGAGTGCAAAATAAAGAATCCTCTATTTTGTCATGGTTCTTTCTGGTCTTCATAGTATATAAGAAACTTCCACGTTTATGTGTACTCTAGAAAAACATGCCCTGTAATTTTGTTTTAGGAAAGCTccataaaatgctttttcttaaataagaatttCCCATTGTAATATTGTCATCAGTATAAAAATTCACTTGAGTTTTGCTTGCGTTGTTTTTTATCTGGTATATACATAAACACTCTCTCTATAGAATAAATAAGACTTTTATTGGGCAATAAGAATTTTGGCTGGCAAAGCACTTTTCCCCCCAGTCTTTCAACTAAAGAccattttgtttcagtttttgttaGTATTTTCGAGAGGAGGAGGCAGACTAGAACTTTTAAGGATGGCTCAACACGAAGGACAGACAGGTGGATCTCCGATCTCGCGAGTCCTTGCCGAGCTAGCTTGGCGTATGGTAGAGGAGTGGAAGAATGTGGACCGGGACACAGACGGCCGCCAGCTGGTCACTGGCATGTCTGACAGATGACCCCTGGTGGGGGGGGCACTGTGTGGAGCGTCCCTGATGATGGCAGGAGTGACTTACAGGGAGGTGTTTGGAAAACGGTCGTAGGTTGAATTACAGTGGGTTCTCGTGAAATCTTACAGAGAGCCATTCCTTGTGAAAACCTACTATTTGATGAAACCCATCCTGATGTTTGGCCTTTTAAAGTTAATCTCTGCATTGTTCCCCTTCTTCTTTAGGTTACTTTTTCTCAGTACACAAACGTCGTTGTTTTCGGTGTGCCTCAGATGGTGAGTATGCGTCCCCCGTCCCCTGGTTGGTTGGCTCGAGGTCATGTGTGGCCCCTCCAGCTCCACCAGGCCGCCTCTGTGGCCACCTGCCCGTGCACCCACGGCAGCCACATGCCCACGGCGGCTGCCTGTGGAAGCTGGGGGAGCATCGGATTTCTGTTCACGGGCTTGACCGAGTGCTTCAGGGCCTTAAAGCTTGAATCATAAAAGATTCCGTCATGTTAAGACTTTTGCTTCAGATAAAATTCTCAATGATCTACCTCAGCCCTAAAAATTCCAACCTGGAAGCTACTTTACGAGCTCCCAGCGTCTGATGTGGTTGGAGAAATTTTCCCTGTTGCTCACTTAGCGCCCTGCGGAAGTCACTTGGGAGAGCTAATGGCACAGTCCCTTTGAGGTCCCTTCAAGTTGATCGCTCCTCCGATTTTGCAACGAGGCCGCCCTCAGGGCGGGTGAGCATTGGCTAGTTTCAGCTGACCTCAGCTGACTGATTTGTATCGAACTTTGATTAGGTGCTTTCAGAAGTGAAAATACCGTGGCATCTGTGCTGAAAATGGTTCTAAATTTAGCTTTTGGAAAGATGAGCAGGATGGGATGCTTGTATTATAATTGTCGGTTTACAGACCATAGAAAGAAGTCCCTTTTCATTTTTCGAGGTCTATAATTGTAGCTATAATAATGTTGGCAAAATGGGATATTTGCTGAAATGCCACTATAAAGCTGATATGTAtggcttttaatttaaaaaaaagggatattgctttttggttgttttgttttcttactcaCACCTTAATTTTTGTCTAAGGTGGTTTAGTGCTTGAGAAATTTATTCTTCCTGTCAGGAAGTTGAGTACAATgccacttttattattattttttaagttgatttagaAGTGCTTTTATTACGTATTCTTGAGCAGGATTCTGTGTGTTTGGAAGTCTTAGTAAGCCTAAAATTAAGATGAAACATTGGTGTGTACATTTCTGTCACAAAAATCAGTTAGTCAAGCGTCCAACTTATGGTTTCAGCCCCGGTCAgagtcccagggttgtgggttcaagccctgtatcgggctctgtgctgccagtgcaaagccttctctcctctctctgcccctctcatgctctctctctctttgtcaaaataaatgaataaagaaaaaaagggaaattaaaagggGCGTGGTTTCAAGTCACTTAAGAAAACTGTTCGGGACCGTAGTACTGCTGTGTAACTTGATGGTTGTTTACTACTTAGGAAGTTTGGGCATTCCTTTGGAATAATTAGCATCTTGGAGCAAATAAATTTAATCTGATTTCCATGCTTCATGAAAATGGAAAGTTGATATTTATTGATCCTTCATGCCATCCTGAGAGGCTGGTGGATGCTGGCCCGAGATGTGGGTTCGTGAGGCTCCAGTGGGGGGCAGCAGTGGCCTCTGGTGGCCACAGCACCACGGAACCCGTGGGCTCCGACCCCTTGTGCATTTTACCATGTTGAGTAGGGTCAAGTTTTGGAGCTGTTCATGAAgcggaaagaattttttttgatgaATGCTTTTGCAGTTGATGTTCAACTTTCTATACACAGAGAGCCCTTAAATAAAGAACTCTTTTAACACATCACTGTTCCCAAGCAAAAGGAGGAGGGCAGCTGAGGCGCGGGAGCTCTTCCTTTGCATGCCCCCCTCCTTGGGCCGGGAGCTCCCCttgcagggagcagggagcaggggctgtGCTGCAGGGGTGCGGGGCTGGCTGGGGGTTCAGGAGGCCTGGTCTGCCCCCCCGGGCTGCGGGATACCCAATCTGCGGCCTTGTAGTGAAATGCAATGCGCTTCCCTTGTCCCGACCCTGGTCGGCAGTCCGGGCAGCATCAGCGCAGGACAAACGCTTCCTGCGGTGGCCGAGACGCAGCCAGGCTcggacagggcagggagagagggcagggcccATGAGAGCTGAGACCGGGCCTTCTAGAACTCGTCCACTCTGCTTCTCACACCGCGCTTTTGTGGCTCGAAACGCATTTCAACGCATTTCAACACGGGTGTGTCTCTGACCCCCCGGAGGGAGGAGTCCGTCTGCCTCTGGTCCATCCGGTGCTAGCTCAGTAAATACCCACGTGCCACTCTAGCTCAGGTTCCTCTGCTCAGGATGTGGAACAGATCAGTCCTGACCTTGTTTAAAACCTGCTTGGACGTCTTGCTGCTTTAAAGCAGTGAAGATACGACCCGAACGCTCCATGTGGCCCGAGGCCAGGCACAGAGTGACCCCTGCTTCTCTCAGCTCCGTGtgccagcccctgccctcctcccggTCCCTGGACTCCACTGTGTGAGCCGTGTTCTCTCTGACATCAGTCCCTGAAGCTCTGGGCCAGGTTGGTAAGCTACTGACCACTCACACAGGTCAGAtgtccttcctccaggaagtcgtCCTGATGGCCCAGTGAGATGGACCCCAGGGGCCCCGTGTTCAGTCCGCACAGTGCCTGTCCCTGTCTCCGTAGTGAGTTGGCGTGTATTTCCTCATGTGAAGGCTTCAGCAGGTTTGCGTGTGGACGGCACTTTGAGCCCAAGAGCGAGGGCTGACCCGTCTGTGCTCCCAGACCCCTGGCACAGCGGCACCAGCACAAAGTAACGACTCAGGAAAtgcttgttaaataaatgaacgAGCATGGTAGAAACATACCCATTAATGACACTTCCTAGTGCGCTGTTAAATTTCATAACTTCaaaaactaatttaattttagttacaGATCCTATTGTGAATTGATGAGCGAAAATAATACCATATTCTGATAAAGATAAATGATTCACGACGGAATCCTTTATCCTTCGTCCGtccattcaacaagtatttattcgGGGCCActaggtgccaggctctgttctaatcTCTTGGGTCCTTTAGTgaatagaagagagaaacagCCCTGCCCCGAGGTGCCTACGCTGTGGGGACCTCAGTCTTACCTGGGGTACCTAGACAAAATACGTCTACAGCAGCAGGGGCAGCGCTGTGGGGCAGACACAGCAGGTGGGAGTGGACACAGTCCCTGAAAATGGGACGTGTGGAGGTAAGGGGGAAGGTGCCAGGCAGAGCCACTGCGGAGGTGCCCAGGGGTGTGTGCCTGTGGGGTTCCTGCAGCAGCcggggggcaggtggggtggggtggtggcagGAGCAGGGACAGGTGGCATCAGCGAGGAAGTAGGGGCCAGAAGTGGAGACGCTGCGCTGTTGGAATGCAGGCGCCGTGGTGCGCTTGAGCCGAGGATCCCAGGCTGCTGTGTGGACACCGGACGTGGGTAGAAGCCGGGAGACAGGTTCTGAGCTCTTGCAGGCAGCCAGACAGGAGGTGCGCTAGGCTTGTGTTCGGGCAGAAGCGGTCAGGTTCTGGAGATGGAGCGAACAGAATGAGGTGGCACATTGGTGGGGGGCATGCGAGAAAGAGGGACCAAGGCCACCCTGGGGGTTTTGGGCCAGAGTAACGAGGTTTGCTGTTGTGACTGAGCCGGGAAGGGTGCagggagagctgggggagggccGGGAGTTCCTCGGGCGGGTGAAGCCCCAGGTGTGTGCAGCTGTGAGGCTGGCAGTGGTGCGTGGAGGGGTCTGCGGCTCAGGAAGcaggggggggttggggggggtggagaTTGCACATCAGCCCCCAGAGGCACAGAGTGGCTGAGGTCACccggggaggaggcagaggagacagagcgGGTCAGGTCCGGAGTTCTGGCCTCTGACAAATGAAGGGCACCCAGCAAAGGGCCCGAGAGGAGGAGGCGTTGGGTAGGAGGAAAGCCCAGGGGGCTGGGGGTTAGCCTAGAAGCCTGGTGACgttttggggaggagggagccatcAAGTGGCTCTATGCGCTGCTCACGGATGGGGCTAATCTGCCCTGTCTTAGAGCTGGTTTCAACTTGGGCTTAAAGTTTTGAAGATGTAATTAGAATATGACGAGTTCGTGTCACTTTGAGACCTGTAATTGTATGGATAATTCTGAACTCACTAGACAGACGTGACAcatcactgcctctctctgtcatgatctcaagacccAGGCTCATTGCACATTTATGTGTAATTTAGTCAGTTAATTTCTTGTGATTGAAATAGCTCCTTTCATTTGTGGGTTTATCTTGACTTAGCATATGACAATcattgggaaataaaagaaactgtaaaagagaaaagaatggtaACACAAATACGTTtacaattattctttttatgaaCAAAATTACCATAAGAAACCTCTGATATTTTGGAAACATACATATTATATCattctttgcttatttaatttGCCCTCAATGCAGaacaaaactttcttttcttttttttttttaagacatcttTTGCTGGCTGTGAAGAGAGTGGAAATATCCTGTCTTTAATGGAgtttattctttgttattttggTATTAATTGTCACGAAGAATTAGGATTTTGGCTCCTGTAGCCAGAGGCCAGGCAGAGGACTTTCCCCAAGccactttttaaagtaataggTCAGGAATAAAGTTTTATAGAAGCGCTATTGATTTGTTTGTCTTGATTTATTTGGTTGGTTTTAAAGGGATTCGTTTTGCCCAGGTCTTGGTTTTGAGATCTCATTTCCCATTTAGGGGAACCAGGAATGTTGAGAGGTGGCTGATCTGAGGGCTGAGCTGGGGATCGATAACACAAGCCCGGGGCATTTTGTTGATCCCAGGTCTAAGGAAGTGTTCAGAGTATTTGTTGGGGGCGCATCCAAAGGGGAGAGAAGCCAGCTTGCGGAGGCTCCCGGTGGCCGCACGGGGGCGGTCTGAGCATGGGAAGATAGCGGATTAGAACCCACTGAATGACCCACGAGCTGGAACTTCCGGCGGTAGGTAGACAGctagaagagaagggagagtcGTCCTCGCGGTAGACTGCTGACTGTCAGCCTGCAAGGACTGACGGGGTTAGCAGCTGGCCACTTTGCAGCCTTATAGTGAAAATTAACTCAGGCCAGAACCGTCCAGAAGGCTGCGTCGGGCGGGGGACGGTTTGAGGAGCGGCAGGTTACTCACGTCGTCTCAGGCTACGTCTGACACGCTCCTCATCATAAAGGAAAATTAGTGACCCCACTGTGGAGACACCGGGTGGTGACTGTCACTCTCAAAGCAGAAGGTCCTCATGGGTGCCTGACTGTGCCTCGCTCGCGGGACGTTGCCCAAGATGCACGTCCCTAATGACGTCACGAGAGACGAAGGAAGGTCTCGGAGCTGCTCCAGAGTGAAGTAGACTGAGGAGACACTCGAGCTAACGCTCCGTGACGCCGTGAGGAAAAGCCTATAAAGGACGTTATTGGGACGTTAGGCAAAATAGGAATGCGATTGGAATTATTATTCTTGGAATACAATCTTAAATGTCCTGAACTTGGTAGCTGAGCTGGGCTACGTCCTAGAAAACACCGAGGCGTCAGGGAATAAAGGGGCATGTTGTACGCAGCCTGCTCTCTGATggtttagggaaaagaaaatattcgtggagggggagggcaggtcGGAGAGAACCAATAGGACAGGGTATTAAGAGTTGGTGAAGCCGAGTAAACACGGACAGGAGTCCTTTGTTCTGTTCCTGCAACTGTCCTGTAAATttgaaattacttcaaaataacaaattaagagaagaaagtggaaaaaatatttttaggaggTAAAGCTGGTAGGATCTGAAGATAAATTTTCATGCGATTGTGAATTTGCCCTTTTAATTACAATGGCCGTGTCTTCAGCAGGTGGATCGGTAATAAAAGGGTATAAAAATGATAAgaggattttacttttttgaaattaTGTTGCCTATTAGGAAATTATCAGTGTATTATAGATGCATCTTTGAATtatgcaatattttattatatttcaagttGGCAGAGTGAGTATATTTTTTCACGGTCTAATTTCATAATACCACTTCTCACTGAGTCTGGATGCTGTTAATTTCAAGATGCCCCATTGctgttgcaaaagaaaaaaataactgctgACTGTAATTATAAGATTATGTCCCTTGTAAGGTGTATCCTGACTTCGGAGATGTCGAAACATTTGGGAAAATGTGTTAAATAGTTGAGACAGGGTGGACTGAAATGCTAGGTGGGCAAATAATTTAAAGCCGCTTCTCATTTTAACGATGGCCACATCGTGGTTTTAGGGAAATCTGTTGCCTCTGCTAAAAACGGCAGTttatgattgattgattgaagaTGTTCTTGTAAATGTTGCTAATGTGACTTCATGATTTAATGGATCGTTTGATAATGTATTTGTGCCCTGGAGTGATCTTTTCTACGGCTGCTCATTTCTGTAGGTAATTTCGGGCCCTCAACTCCAAAAGGGCACTGGGGAGTCTCTTCCGCCGCCTCCCTGCTTACTGACACGATGACTGTCGTTCTGCACAGATGCCGCACTTGGAGGAGAAACTTGAGCTTGAACTGAAGGATGACGCCAGGGTCATCGCTTGCCGGTTCCCTTTCCCTCGGTGGACCCCAGACCGCGTCaccggggagggggcagacacCGTGTGGGCGTACGACCTGAGCACGCTTCGAGGCAGGAGGCCCTGAAGACCGTGCGGTCGGCCGTGCGAACGTAGACCTTACGGAGAGCGGTTTCCGAAGTGACCATGTGTTCGGTTTGTGGAGACTTACAACGAGTCTTCAGCAAAGAGTCTGTTGTTCTTCAGTGTGGAATGAAAAACTGTTACTCTCCTTCActtttggaaaacaaacagaagttaagAACAGCAGGTAGATTTAAAGTCCCGTTTCACAGCGTATTCAAAAAAGTGGCCTTCCTTTCCATGCACTGAGATGGGAAAATAGGAGTAAGTGATGGTCAGCGTTGATGGGCAGGAAAGTTGTGAACAGCTCTTCACGTTTAAAAAGTATGATTTAATGCCAGAGATGAacagaaacacttaaaaattttttttatgtctttattattttattttgagagagagagcgagcaggggaggggtggagagagagggagacatagaatctgaaacaggcttcaggctctgagctgtcagcatagagcccggcgtggtgcttgaacccatggaccgtgagatcatgacctgagccgaggctgggtgctcaactgactgagccacccaggcgcccccagatacACTTTTTAAAGAGGCTGTGTAGTAGCAAATATTTGCCGTTTCATCTGACTTTATTCATACTTCAGATTTATCCTTCTTTTCTATGCTTTGtggcaaaattaattttcttaaggaCTCAGAGGCTCGTGTGTTACAGCATTGATCAGGAATAATTTGTTCCGAGGCCAGTGACTTCTGTATTTCCTTGGATCcgatatgcgtgtgtgtgtgtgtgtgaatgtgcgtCCAGACACACACATCTAACATTTATGCCGTTGTGACGCACCTTCCAGTTGGTGGTGGTTCGTGCCTGTGGTTGGCAGCCTTGCACATCACGACGTGCTTGCAGCCACCACCGATGGGGTCTCAGATGTGATGAGCCGTGCGCAGGCGACGCCCGAGGGAGCGGAGTTGGCGGTGATCACAGGAGCCGTCGCGAGCGTGGACGCCGCCACGCCCGGGATCTCGGTCCTGCTCGGTTACCAGCCGTGCGCCGGTCACGTGACCTCCTGGCGCCTCACTTTCCCGCGTGCCCTGGGCAGCTGTTGGGATGATGGTACATGACCAGGggagtcttttgttttttttttgtaaaactcatgaccccaagtcTTTGGTCTGTAAGTGGTGTTTATTATCTTAGATACTAAAAAAAGGTTTACTCACAGAAGTTACAGATTATTTCTGCTAGTCACATTTTTATCTTATGAAAGTAGCCATTGGTTTAGCATTCTCATTTATAAGAAGAGACCTGACTGATTGAGGTAAAGACCAGTTAAAGAAAACCTTTGAATGTGAATAGACAGGCTTCATGtatctgaaaaattaatatattaaatggtGGCTCGAATAATCCCTGCGTCACAGAAAAGAATTGAGTTCCCTCTCATACACCTGTAACCTAATTACCAAACTGTGTCTTAatggagggttttttgttttttttttatgtttattcttatttttgagaaagagacacacacacacacacacacacacacacacacacacacacacagtatgagcaggggagaagcagaaagagagggagacaaaatccgaagcaggctccagactctgagctgtcagcacagagcccaatgcaggacttgaacccacgaaccaagagatcatgacctgagccgaagtggaacgcttaactgactgagccactgagccccccaccccctctgctgACTTCAGGACATCTTAAGGGAAGTGACAAACCCACGTCATGGCTGACCTGCGGGGTGGCAGTATTGGCGCCGTGCAGCTGCCTGATGGGGAGAGGAGGGTGTGAGGCtgaacctgggggagggggccccaggGTGTGGAGTGCATGCTGCCCAAAGGGGCGCTCGGGGAGCTGTGCCAGGTCAGGAGGGCTCTGAACTTGGACCCAGCATTCACAGTCGACAGGAGTCTTCCCAGGCGGGTATCCTGTTTTGGGGACACAGGCAGGGCCCAGTCACAGCAGAGCCACACCCCTGCACGCAGGGGGCTCTGTCGGGGGGAAGATGATTGCTTAGGATTAGAGAGGACTtagtgaggggagagggaaggagaccccTCAGACTGCCCCCTCAACAGGCAGGGTCATGTAGTGAAGCAGCTGCGGTATGGACGGCCCGTGTGTGTCCTTGGGTTGAGATCCTGGCCCCCGGtgatgggtggggaaggggtacCTCTGGACATGCTTTGGCTCCGAGAGTGGAGCCCTCACAAGTGGGGGCCTCAGGGAGCTCGGGAAGACGGCCAGCTGTGAACCGGGAGGTAGCTTCTCACCAGACCCCAAGTCCGCGGGCCCTTGACCTTAGACGTCTCAGCCTCCACAACTGAGAGGAAGAGATGCTAACTGTTGAAGTGCCATGGTCTGGGGTGTGACACAGGCTGGCCACCAAGAAGGGCCCTGCCCCGCACTGTCCAGACTCGTCCTTTACCTGGAAGGGAGGAGAGCCAAGCTTGAAGAGCACTCCCCCGGTGCCAGCCGGGAGGAGCAGGGAACCTCCCTTCGACAGAATGGTTAGGGCTGGCTGGCTGAGTTCTGAGGTTCCACCGGGTCCCCCTGTCTGGACAACCATCGGGGGGTATGGTAGGCACCATCTCGAGGGCAGGCTTCTCTGCGAGAGGTGtcttctgtgcctctcccttcctGGTTCTCTCGGAGGATGCGGATGCGTCTGGCCCAGTTTGTCCCCAAACTAACGTGGATGATGGAACGAAACtagagggagaggaacagaagcCGTGGTGGCAAGCAGAAATGAGTTCTAGAGGGTAAAGGGTCTTGGAAACCGGTCCTACGGGGCACAGTTAAAGTAGCTCTTTCCCTGGGACGAGAGGAGGCTTGGGGGAGACAGGACAGACCTTTTCCGGCGTCTGAAGGCTTGCCGAgtggcagaagaaaggaagagtgaCAGTGGACATGACTGTGTGCCAGCAGTTTCCGTGCGCTGGAAATAACCCCGTTCGCGTCTTTCGGGAGGTGGCACCGGCtcgtttcttttctctcttaacCGAAGGCTGTGGTCACTCACCCAGACACGGGAGCACAGAGTCTCCCATTCTAACGGGCTCTGAGGTGTAAACCCGGGTCCCATCAGGCTGGCGCCAGAGGGGCATGAGGCTGCCACTACGTCCCAAGCATGGTTAGGATAAAGTCGTTTCAAGTGAGGACACGTTGCCTCTGGACAGG
This region of Suricata suricatta isolate VVHF042 chromosome 6, meerkat_22Aug2017_6uvM2_HiC, whole genome shotgun sequence genomic DNA includes:
- the ATPSCKMT gene encoding ATP synthase subunit C lysine N-methyltransferase isoform X1, with protein sequence MEGGGGEPPEVHEESKSGCGLPAGLGTSGLKKSSWGLLLPGIVGGTLVAVYAVATPFLTPALRKICLPFVPATAKQIENVVKMLHCRRGSLVDIGSGDGRVVIAAAKEGFTAVGYELNPWLVWYSRYRARREGVQGSARFYVANLWKVTFSQYTNVVVFGVPQMMPHLEEKLELELKDDARVIACRFPFPRWTPDRVTGEGADTVWAYDLSTLRGRRP
- the ATPSCKMT gene encoding ATP synthase subunit C lysine N-methyltransferase isoform X2, with amino-acid sequence MVEPISGVPPSQPRLRPQEISRWREAAVNPQKYMKKIENVVKMLHCRRGSLVDIGSGDGRVVIAAAKEGFTAVGYELNPWLVWYSRYRARREGVQGSARFYVANLWKVTFSQYTNVVVFGVPQMMPHLEEKLELELKDDARVIACRFPFPRWTPDRVTGEGADTVWAYDLSTLRGRRP